A window from Chrysemys picta bellii isolate R12L10 chromosome 20, ASM1138683v2, whole genome shotgun sequence encodes these proteins:
- the LOC112061357 gene encoding olfactory receptor 6N2-like produces the protein MGTSNWSSVTEFIIVGFPNLQGFHTLLFTLLLLIYLFAIFGNVVIFTVIRSDARLHTPMYFFISILSFLEIWYTATSIPKMLSNLLSKRKSISFTGCLLQTYFFHSLGATECYLLTAMAYDRYLAICNSLRYPAIMTPKMCTQLAAGCWICGFMCPVIEVILVSKLPFCGPNEIQHIFCDFPPLLSLACTDTSMNVLVDFIVNAFIILVTFLFIMVSYIKIIKAILKIRTAEGRKKAFSTCAAHLSVVLIFFGSIIFMYVRLKKSYSLDYDRAFAVIYAVLTPLVNPVIYSLRNKEILNAIKRKIPQKGVINSSAQP, from the coding sequence ATGGGAACCAGCAACTGGAGCAGTGTAACCGAATTCATAATCGTGGGATTCCCAAACCTTCAGGGCTTCCACACTCTCCTCTTTACCCTGCTGCTTCTCATCTACCTCTTCGCCATTTTCGGGAATGTGGTGATTTTCACAGTCATCAGGTCAGATGCTCGACTTCATACACCCATGTACTTTTTTATCAGCATTTTATCTTTCTTGGAAATCTGGTATACAGCAACTAGTATCCCCAAAATGCTTTCAAATTTACTCAGCAAGAGGAAAAGCATTTCCTTCACTGGGTGCCTCTTACAAACATATTTCTTCCATTCCCTAGGAGCCACTGAATGTTACCTGCTGACAGCAATGGCTTATGACAGATATTTAGCTATCTGTAATTCACTGCGCTATCCTGCCATCATGACCCCGAAAATGTGCACTCAGTTGGCTGCTGGCTGTTGGATTTGTGGCTTCATGTGTCCTGTCATTGAGGTAATCTTGGTCTCCAAATTGCctttctgtggccccaatgaaaTCCAGCATATCTTCTGTGACTTCCCCCCTCTGCTGAGCTTGGCCTGCACAGACACCTCCATGAATGTCCTGGTTGATTTTATAGTCAATGCATTTATAATCCTGGTGACATTTTTGTTCATCATGGTCTCGTACATAAAGATTATAAAAGCCATATTGAAAATACGTACCGCTGAGGGGCGAAAAAAAGCCTTTTCCACTTGTGCCGCTCACCTGAGTGTAGTTCTTATATTTTTTGGGAGTATTATATTTATGTATGTACGATTAAAGAAAAGCTATTCCTTGGATTATGATAGGGCATTCGCTGTGATTTACGCTGTCTTGACTCCTTTAGTTAATCCAGTCATCTATAGTTTACGGAACAAAGAAATACTGAATGCAATAAAAAGGAAAATCCCGCAAAAAGGAGTAATAAACAGCAGTGCACAGCCCTGA